A window of the Candidatus Neomarinimicrobiota bacterium genome harbors these coding sequences:
- the thrA gene encoding bifunctional aspartate kinase/homoserine dehydrogenase I, protein MKVLKFGGSSISTPDRIEAVLNVIQSVAQYGEARAVVVSAFGGVTDQLIEMSSSAEMDQGGYKVSFNDLKERHFTVVRELIAEEHRSRTESILNDLFTELEELLRGISMVKEVSLRTKDTVLSFGERLSATIITACLRCRGTDADFLDVREVIKTDRTFGSAQVNMPLTLEKIREYFEGRGTLQVVTGFIGSSEAGETTTLGRSGSDYTASIVGTALGADEIEIWTDVDGVMTADPREVPDAVSIESLTYEEAMELSHFGAKVIFPPTMQPAMSQQIPIRIRNTFNLKSPGTVIREKVEKKENLITGISSISGVALLRLQGSGMIGVTGTSGRLFRALSRQDVNVILISQASSEHSICFAASVEAAKLAKEAIEEEFALEMQAGLIDEVRIESDLSIVAVVGENMRHTPGISGKVFSALGNLGINVVAIAQGSSEQNISIVIDHRDEPRALRALHRAFFGIAQKTINLFIAGTGLIGAELLRLIGQARNGHLSVTVAGLVNSRKMLMDPEGIPTDSWKYRLSESGAAADIEAFIQAMSLNKSDQTIFVDCTASEEVSDRYREVLSLKVSIVTPNKIANTRGWEEFWQLRAGARQNGVKFLYETNVGGGLPVIGTLRSLVESGDRVLKIEGVLSGTLSYLFNSFSGDARFSEVVRQARDLGYTEPDPRDDLSGLDVARKLLILAREMGHGLELADIPIENLLPQGSDGAESVEEFLDYLADFDDDFEKKRVYAEESKKVLRYMASFEDGRADVGLREVENDHPFASLMGSENMIVFTTEHYRKHPLIVRGPGAGASVTAAGVLSDILRAAE, encoded by the coding sequence ATGAAGGTTCTGAAATTCGGCGGTTCATCCATCAGCACACCGGACCGGATTGAGGCGGTCCTTAATGTCATACAGTCAGTTGCTCAGTACGGAGAGGCGAGAGCTGTGGTGGTTTCCGCTTTCGGCGGCGTTACCGATCAGTTAATCGAGATGAGTTCATCCGCCGAGATGGACCAGGGCGGATATAAAGTCTCCTTCAACGATTTGAAGGAAAGGCACTTCACCGTCGTAAGAGAACTAATCGCCGAGGAACATCGTTCCCGGACAGAATCAATTTTGAACGACCTCTTCACCGAATTGGAGGAGTTACTCCGAGGGATCTCCATGGTGAAGGAAGTTTCGCTCCGGACGAAGGACACAGTTCTGAGCTTCGGGGAGAGACTGTCAGCAACCATTATCACCGCTTGTCTGCGATGTCGAGGTACGGATGCTGATTTCCTCGATGTTCGCGAAGTGATCAAGACTGACAGGACCTTCGGCTCGGCCCAAGTCAACATGCCGCTGACTCTGGAGAAGATCAGAGAGTACTTTGAGGGGCGGGGGACGCTTCAGGTCGTCACGGGCTTTATCGGTTCCAGTGAGGCTGGCGAGACCACGACGCTGGGGCGGAGCGGATCCGACTACACTGCTTCCATCGTGGGTACCGCTCTCGGGGCGGATGAAATCGAGATCTGGACAGACGTGGACGGCGTCATGACGGCCGATCCGAGAGAGGTTCCCGATGCTGTGTCCATCGAGTCGCTGACCTATGAAGAGGCGATGGAACTATCCCATTTCGGGGCGAAGGTGATCTTCCCACCTACCATGCAGCCGGCCATGTCCCAGCAGATTCCTATCCGCATCCGCAACACGTTCAACCTCAAGTCTCCCGGAACGGTCATAAGGGAAAAGGTGGAGAAGAAGGAGAATCTAATCACGGGGATATCGTCCATTTCCGGCGTTGCTCTGCTGAGGCTGCAAGGGAGCGGCATGATCGGGGTGACGGGTACATCAGGAAGACTTTTCCGGGCCCTCTCCCGGCAGGACGTCAACGTCATCCTCATCTCACAGGCTTCGTCTGAACACTCTATCTGCTTTGCGGCGAGCGTGGAAGCGGCAAAGCTGGCAAAAGAAGCCATTGAGGAAGAATTCGCACTCGAGATGCAGGCAGGGTTAATTGATGAGGTCAGGATTGAGTCCGATCTTTCCATTGTGGCGGTGGTGGGAGAAAATATGCGGCACACACCGGGTATCTCCGGCAAAGTGTTCAGCGCTTTAGGCAATCTCGGTATCAATGTTGTCGCTATCGCTCAAGGTTCCTCCGAGCAAAACATCTCTATTGTCATAGATCACCGGGATGAACCTAGGGCTCTGCGGGCGCTCCACCGGGCGTTTTTCGGCATTGCGCAAAAGACGATTAATCTCTTCATTGCGGGAACTGGGCTTATCGGAGCAGAACTGTTGAGACTCATCGGTCAGGCCCGGAATGGTCATCTTTCTGTCACGGTTGCGGGACTGGTGAACAGCCGCAAGATGCTCATGGATCCTGAGGGAATCCCGACCGATTCATGGAAATACAGGCTCAGCGAGTCCGGGGCCGCGGCCGATATAGAAGCGTTCATTCAGGCCATGTCACTGAACAAGTCAGATCAGACGATCTTCGTGGACTGTACCGCAAGCGAAGAAGTGTCCGACCGTTACCGCGAAGTTCTTTCGCTGAAGGTCTCCATCGTGACTCCCAATAAGATCGCCAATACGCGCGGGTGGGAGGAGTTCTGGCAGTTGCGGGCCGGCGCCCGGCAGAACGGTGTGAAGTTTCTCTATGAGACGAACGTGGGCGGAGGCCTCCCGGTCATTGGCACACTCAGGAGTCTTGTGGAGAGCGGCGACAGGGTATTGAAGATAGAGGGCGTCCTTTCCGGCACGCTGAGCTATCTGTTCAACTCCTTTAGCGGAGACGCGAGATTCAGTGAGGTGGTTCGTCAGGCGCGCGATCTCGGCTACACAGAGCCTGATCCGAGAGACGACCTGAGCGGGCTCGACGTGGCCCGCAAACTGCTGATCCTCGCCAGAGAGATGGGGCACGGGCTGGAATTAGCGGACATCCCCATCGAGAACCTCTTGCCGCAAGGGAGCGACGGCGCGGAAAGCGTGGAAGAATTTCTGGATTATCTCGCTGACTTCGACGATGATTTCGAGAAGAAGCGCGTTTATGCGGAAGAGAGCAAAAAGGTGCTGCGCTACATGGCCTCTTTTGAGGACGGACGGGCAGACGTCGGTCTCCGGGAGGTGGAGAACGATCACCCCTTTGCTTCGCTCATGGGGAGTGAGAATATGATCGTCTTCACGACGGAGCACTACCGGAAGCATCCGCTCATCGTCAGGGGACCGGGGGCCGGGGCGTCGGTGACCGCCGCCGGTGTACTGTCAGACATCCTGCGGGCGGCGGAGTAG